In Saccharothrix syringae, the following are encoded in one genomic region:
- a CDS encoding carbonic anhydrase family protein, which translates to MGEQQSPINLSGAFVVPGLRGELEVEWSADRFEVSEGADGWRFVPSGVHAVVLRGHRYRLANLHFHRPSEHWVDGRPEAAELHAVHVRADDRLHACVVAVFLDLGGERGGGDGGGGAPREVDLPGLLPDHGGFDRYEGSLTTGEFTENVSWVVMKGVAAVADERLRAFVRAHADRARPVQPLNRRFVLSTGV; encoded by the coding sequence GTGGGGGAGCAGCAGTCGCCGATCAACCTCAGCGGTGCCTTCGTGGTGCCCGGTCTGCGCGGGGAGCTGGAGGTGGAGTGGAGCGCGGACCGCTTCGAGGTCTCGGAGGGCGCCGACGGGTGGCGGTTCGTGCCCTCGGGGGTGCACGCGGTGGTCCTGCGCGGGCACCGGTACCGCTTGGCCAACCTCCACTTCCACCGGCCGAGCGAGCACTGGGTCGACGGGCGGCCGGAGGCGGCCGAGCTGCACGCGGTGCACGTGCGGGCGGACGACCGGCTGCACGCCTGCGTGGTCGCGGTGTTCCTCGACCTCGGTGGGGAGCGCGGCGGGGGCGACGGCGGAGGGGGTGCGCCGCGGGAGGTCGACCTGCCCGGGTTGCTGCCGGACCACGGCGGGTTCGACCGGTACGAGGGGTCGCTGACCACGGGTGAGTTCACCGAGAACGTGAGCTGGGTGGTGATGAAGGGGGTGGCGGCGGTGGCCGACGAGCGGCTGCGCGCCTTCGTCCGGGCCCACGCCGACCGCGCGCGGCCGGTGCAGCCGCTGAACCGGCGGTTCGTGCTGAGCACCGGGGTGTGA
- a CDS encoding AMP-binding protein: MRVPLTVSDFVHRAEQVFADTTATVDEPNQPAPPVPTTTHRRFAERVRAWQAGFDALGLAEGDRVAVVSQNSARLLELLHAVPGTGRVCVPVNFRLRPEEVAYIVEHSGASALLVDPELDLGGVTAPHRFTLGEETEALMRFDAEPRPWREPDEDATATINYTSGTTARPKGVRMTHRNIWLNAVTFALHARVWERDVYLHTLPMFHCNGWGMPFGLAGLGVPQVVLRKVDGTEILTRVRDHGVTLMCGAPAVWNAVLDAAQGWDGEVPGRDRVRIVCAGAPPPSRTIARVEEELGWEFLQLYGLTETSPLLTFNRTRPGDDRLAPDERARKLSRAGAPALGVRLRISDTGEVLARGNVVMAGYWDNPEATAEALDGGWFHTGDGGALDDEGHLTISDRKKDVIITGGENVSSIEVEDALFAHPAVAEAAVIGVPHDKWGETVKALVVPVGGAEVTEAELIAHCKARLAGYKAPTSVEFRDAIPRTATGKVQKFKLREPYWSGLSREVN; the protein is encoded by the coding sequence ATGCGCGTACCCCTGACCGTCTCCGACTTCGTCCACCGGGCGGAGCAGGTCTTCGCCGACACCACCGCCACCGTCGACGAGCCGAACCAGCCGGCGCCGCCCGTGCCGACCACCACCCACCGGCGGTTCGCCGAGCGCGTCCGCGCCTGGCAGGCCGGGTTCGACGCGCTCGGCCTGGCCGAGGGCGACCGGGTGGCCGTGGTCAGCCAGAACTCCGCCCGGCTGCTCGAACTGCTCCACGCCGTGCCCGGCACGGGCCGCGTGTGCGTCCCGGTCAACTTCCGGCTCCGCCCGGAGGAGGTGGCCTACATCGTCGAGCACAGCGGCGCGTCCGCGCTGCTCGTCGACCCCGAGCTGGACCTCGGCGGCGTCACCGCGCCGCACCGCTTCACCCTCGGCGAGGAGACCGAGGCGCTGATGCGGTTCGACGCCGAGCCCCGCCCCTGGCGCGAACCCGACGAGGACGCCACCGCCACCATCAACTACACCTCGGGCACCACCGCCCGCCCCAAGGGCGTGCGGATGACCCACCGCAACATCTGGCTCAACGCGGTCACCTTCGCCCTGCACGCCCGCGTCTGGGAGCGCGACGTCTACCTGCACACCCTGCCGATGTTCCACTGCAACGGCTGGGGCATGCCCTTCGGCCTCGCCGGCCTGGGCGTGCCCCAGGTCGTGCTGCGCAAGGTCGACGGCACCGAGATCCTCACCCGCGTCCGCGACCACGGCGTCACCCTCATGTGCGGCGCGCCCGCCGTGTGGAACGCCGTGCTGGACGCCGCGCAGGGCTGGGACGGCGAGGTGCCCGGCCGGGACCGGGTGCGGATCGTGTGCGCGGGCGCGCCGCCGCCCAGCCGCACCATCGCCCGCGTCGAGGAGGAGCTGGGCTGGGAGTTCCTCCAGCTCTACGGCCTGACCGAGACCTCGCCGCTGTTGACCTTCAACCGCACCCGACCGGGTGATGACCGACTTGCGCCGGACGAGCGGGCGCGGAAACTGTCGCGCGCCGGCGCGCCCGCCCTGGGCGTGCGGCTGCGGATCTCCGACACCGGCGAGGTGCTGGCCCGCGGCAACGTCGTCATGGCCGGCTACTGGGACAACCCCGAGGCCACGGCCGAGGCGCTGGACGGCGGGTGGTTCCACACCGGCGACGGCGGCGCGCTGGACGACGAGGGCCACCTCACCATCTCCGACCGCAAGAAGGACGTGATCATCACCGGCGGCGAGAACGTGTCGTCCATCGAGGTGGAGGACGCCCTGTTCGCCCACCCCGCGGTGGCCGAGGCGGCGGTCATCGGCGTGCCGCACGACAAGTGGGGCGAGACGGTCAAGGCGCTGGTCGTCCCGGTGGGCGGCGCGGAGGTCACCGAGGCCGAGCTGATCGCCCACTGCAAGGCGCGGCTGGCCGGGTACAAGGCGCCGACGTCGGTGGAGTTCCGCGACGCCATCCCGCGCACCGCCACCGGCAAGGTGCAGAAGTTCAAGCTGCGCGAACCCTACTGGTCGGGGCTGTCCCGCGAGGTCAACTGA
- a CDS encoding MHYT domain-containing protein, translated as MQHDTMHHFSGDLSTLVMGYVVAVVGSLIGLACMARAGGEPHRAAKVRWTASGAFAIGGVGTWLVHFIAMLGFDVPGANVRYSAPLTALSAVVAIVVVGLGLSLVALFRFTRPRLLLAGVLTGLGVAGMHYLGMSAVRFRGTISHDPALVAASCLVAIVAATAALWFTLAVRTPSGSLAAGLIMGVAVTGMHYTGMAAVGVALDAEVPAPTGTAVFDLVFPVFVTSAVVVAVLLWVLLATGDDAVGEPA; from the coding sequence GTGCAACACGACACCATGCACCACTTCTCCGGGGACCTGTCGACCCTCGTCATGGGCTACGTCGTCGCCGTGGTGGGCTCGCTGATCGGACTCGCCTGCATGGCGCGGGCCGGCGGCGAGCCCCACCGCGCGGCCAAGGTCCGCTGGACCGCGTCCGGCGCGTTCGCCATCGGGGGCGTCGGCACCTGGCTGGTGCACTTCATCGCCATGCTCGGCTTCGACGTGCCGGGTGCGAACGTCCGGTACTCCGCGCCGCTGACCGCCCTGTCCGCCGTGGTCGCGATCGTCGTGGTCGGCCTCGGCCTGTCGCTGGTCGCGCTGTTCCGGTTCACCCGGCCGCGGCTGCTGCTCGCGGGCGTGCTGACCGGGCTCGGCGTGGCGGGCATGCACTACCTGGGCATGTCGGCGGTCCGGTTCCGCGGCACCATCTCCCACGACCCGGCGCTGGTCGCGGCGTCGTGCCTGGTCGCGATCGTGGCCGCGACGGCCGCGCTGTGGTTCACCCTGGCGGTCCGCACGCCCTCGGGCAGCCTCGCGGCCGGGCTGATCATGGGCGTGGCGGTGACCGGGATGCACTACACGGGCATGGCCGCGGTCGGGGTGGCGCTCGACGCGGAGGTGCCCGCGCCGACCGGCACGGCGGTGTTCGACCTGGTCTTCCCGGTGTTCGTGACCAGCGCCGTGGTGGTGGCGGTGCTGCTGTGGGTGCTGCTGGCCACCGGGGACGACGCGGTGGGCGAGCCCGCCTAG
- a CDS encoding NlpC/P60 family protein, with translation MARWVLSAVVALSAVVGLAGTAVAVPPPADPGDAAIDAGRREADAKAARVGELTGALTEAEARLQGLADDVAFKMELANKARVDLEAARAEADRARGRAHAAQLEAEAAGRAVDDARHRLDEFAAASFRQGSTIGSLSAYLGASSPADLMARAQLLEAVGDSSLDALDDVERTRAEKANKDAAARGALAVADEKRAAADRAGREADEAQAAAVRAQQEQAAAARAIQEDRTRVEGELDRALAAVEDLEGQRARYEQWLADKRREEEAAQQAALLAAQQAAARPPAPAPPAAGPVGDRVEAVIARAMRQLGVRYSWGGGNYDGPTVGIRDWGVGDSYGDYYTVGFDCSGLMMYAFAGVGVYLPHYSGYQYNAGRKVPLSQARRGDMLFWGPGGGTHVALYLGDGMMIEAPYSGSQVRVAPVRYGGIMPYATRLL, from the coding sequence GTGGCTCGATGGGTGCTCTCGGCTGTGGTCGCGCTGTCCGCGGTGGTCGGCCTGGCGGGTACGGCGGTCGCCGTGCCGCCCCCGGCCGACCCCGGCGACGCGGCGATCGACGCGGGCAGGCGCGAGGCCGACGCCAAGGCCGCCCGCGTCGGTGAGCTGACCGGCGCGCTGACCGAGGCCGAGGCCCGCCTCCAGGGCCTCGCCGACGACGTCGCGTTCAAGATGGAGCTGGCCAACAAGGCGCGGGTCGACCTGGAGGCGGCCCGCGCCGAGGCCGACCGGGCGCGCGGGCGGGCGCACGCCGCCCAGCTGGAGGCCGAGGCCGCGGGGCGGGCCGTCGACGACGCGCGGCACCGGCTGGACGAGTTCGCCGCCGCCAGCTTCCGGCAGGGCAGCACCATCGGGTCCCTGTCGGCCTACCTCGGCGCGTCCAGCCCGGCGGACCTGATGGCCCGCGCCCAGCTGCTGGAGGCCGTCGGCGACTCCAGCCTCGACGCGCTGGACGACGTCGAGCGCACCAGGGCGGAGAAGGCGAACAAGGACGCCGCCGCCCGCGGCGCCCTCGCCGTCGCCGACGAGAAGCGGGCCGCGGCCGACCGGGCCGGGCGGGAGGCCGACGAGGCGCAGGCCGCGGCCGTGCGGGCGCAGCAGGAGCAGGCCGCCGCGGCGCGGGCGATCCAGGAGGACCGGACCCGCGTCGAGGGCGAGCTGGACCGGGCGCTGGCCGCCGTCGAGGACCTGGAGGGCCAGCGCGCCCGGTACGAGCAGTGGCTCGCGGACAAGCGGCGCGAGGAGGAGGCGGCGCAGCAGGCCGCGCTGCTGGCGGCCCAGCAGGCGGCGGCCCGGCCGCCGGCACCCGCACCGCCCGCGGCCGGGCCGGTGGGCGACCGGGTCGAGGCCGTGATCGCCCGCGCCATGCGGCAGCTCGGCGTCCGCTACTCGTGGGGCGGCGGCAACTACGACGGCCCGACGGTCGGCATCCGCGACTGGGGCGTCGGCGACTCCTACGGCGACTACTACACCGTCGGCTTCGACTGCTCGGGGCTGATGATGTACGCGTTCGCGGGCGTCGGCGTCTACCTGCCCCACTACAGCGGCTACCAGTACAACGCGGGCCGCAAGGTGCCGCTGTCCCAGGCCCGGCGCGGCGACATGCTGTTCTGGGGACCGGGCGGCGGCACGCACGTCGCGCTCTACCTCGGCGACGGGATGATGATCGAGGCGCCGTACTCGGGGTCGCAGGTCCGCGTCGCCCCGGTCCGGTACGGCGGCATCATGCCGTACGCCACGCGGCTGCTCTGA
- a CDS encoding SAM-dependent methyltransferase — MDIPRIFTIRESSHRIHNPLDDAKLATLGAALRLDPGASALDLACGSGEMLCTWARDHGITGTGVDLSTAFIAGARARAVELGVTDRVRFVHGDAAGYVADEPVDVAACLGATWIGDGVPGTVDLLRRSLRPGGLLLVGHPYWRLDPPDDDTARACLMGGRDELRSLPGLLAEFDGLGCDVVEMVLADQDSWDRYAAAQWLNTRRRLDEHPDDELAEQLRAELRTEPVRHARYQREYLGWGVFALMDR, encoded by the coding sequence GTGGACATACCGCGCATATTCACCATTCGTGAGAGCAGCCACCGCATCCACAACCCGCTCGACGACGCCAAGCTGGCGACGCTGGGCGCGGCGCTGCGGCTCGACCCCGGCGCGAGCGCGCTCGACCTGGCCTGCGGGTCGGGCGAGATGCTGTGCACGTGGGCCCGCGACCACGGGATCACCGGCACCGGCGTCGACCTGAGCACGGCCTTCATCGCCGGCGCCCGGGCCCGGGCGGTCGAGCTGGGCGTGACCGACCGGGTCCGGTTCGTGCACGGCGACGCCGCCGGGTACGTGGCGGACGAGCCGGTCGACGTCGCGGCCTGCCTGGGCGCGACCTGGATCGGCGACGGCGTGCCCGGCACGGTGGACCTGCTGCGGCGCAGCCTGCGCCCCGGCGGGTTGCTGCTGGTCGGGCACCCGTACTGGCGGCTGGACCCGCCGGACGACGACACCGCGCGGGCGTGCCTGATGGGTGGTCGCGACGAGCTGCGCTCGCTGCCCGGTTTGCTGGCGGAGTTCGACGGGCTGGGCTGCGACGTGGTCGAGATGGTGCTCGCCGACCAGGACAGCTGGGACCGCTACGCGGCGGCGCAGTGGCTCAACACCCGCCGCCGGCTCGACGAGCACCCGGACGACGAGCTGGCGGAACAGCTGCGGGCGGAGTTGCGCACCGAGCCCGTGCGGCACGCGCGCTACCAGCGCGAGTACCTCGGGTGGGGCGTGTTCGCCCTGATGGACCGCTGA
- the mobA gene encoding molybdenum cofactor guanylyltransferase has translation MEHGAARAAWSAVVLAGGRGSRLGGVDKALLVVDGRTLLERVLDAVGGAAEAVVVGPRRDVPGVGPVGVGSAGVGSAGVGPVGVGSVGGGLPRVRWAREDPPGGGPVAGLAAGLRHVRTDLVVVLAVDQPGLTRSTVDRLVAAVAEAGAVLVDEGDRPQWLTGAWRADRLRAALPADPRDASVRSVLDPLRPVLVPAEPGEARDVDTPADL, from the coding sequence GTGGAGCACGGTGCGGCGCGGGCCGCTTGGAGCGCGGTGGTGCTCGCGGGCGGGCGGGGCAGCAGGCTCGGCGGGGTGGACAAGGCGCTGCTCGTGGTGGACGGGCGGACCCTGCTGGAGCGCGTGCTCGACGCGGTCGGCGGGGCGGCGGAGGCCGTGGTCGTGGGGCCGCGGCGGGACGTGCCGGGCGTGGGTCCGGTGGGCGTGGGTTCGGCGGGCGTGGGTTCGGCGGGCGTGGGTCCGGTGGGCGTGGGTTCGGTGGGCGGGGGCCTGCCCCGCGTGCGGTGGGCGCGCGAGGACCCGCCCGGCGGCGGACCGGTCGCCGGGCTCGCCGCGGGCCTGCGGCACGTGCGCACCGACCTCGTGGTCGTGCTGGCGGTGGACCAGCCCGGCCTCACCCGCTCCACAGTGGACCGGCTGGTGGCCGCGGTGGCCGAGGCCGGCGCGGTGCTCGTGGACGAGGGCGACCGCCCGCAGTGGCTGACCGGCGCGTGGCGCGCTGACCGGCTGCGCGCCGCCCTGCCCGCGGACCCGCGCGACGCGTCGGTGCGCTCGGTGCTCGACCCGCTGCGCCCCGTCCTCGTGCCCGCGGAACCGGGTGAGGCGCGGGACGTCGACACACCAGCAGACCTCTGA
- a CDS encoding sensor domain-containing diguanylate cyclase, which produces MNGGFHQAVLERADAAVLVVDPHDLRVRWATPAARRLFGGGHGPLPDLVAPGDAAAVGTFLQAAGRAGASRCGCSVPVEGSTSRRVDLLARDLRDDPEVRGLVVVALDVTGWAETADELGSMLNTDALTGLANRTGFVPRLEQAVRGAPGPVLVFLDIDQFKEVNDRHGHAAGDEVLRLVAGRLASAVAGRGTAARLGGDEFAVLLDRLDERQAVAAAHRILDVIGAPLVPAAGVVRVSVSAGITFVRPGHSAEDLLHQADLAMYRAKTVGPVAVYQEDLEDWALARKHQVDRLAERLEELHAENRALAEAATTDQRTGLPNPASFDAEHHRRNRSGEPYSLLLVDIDRFHSYNTIYRYLAGHETLRQVGQAISRTARTGDRTYRYGGEEFTVLLPGTRLDGALALAERVRRAVERLGLEHRGNPGGVVTVSIGAVEVVPGASVTDAVEEASVAVLEAKDAGRNRVVGRRAVGRGELEVVQ; this is translated from the coding sequence GTGAACGGGGGTTTCCACCAGGCGGTGCTCGAACGGGCCGACGCCGCGGTGCTGGTGGTGGATCCGCACGACCTGAGGGTCCGGTGGGCCACGCCCGCGGCCCGGCGGTTGTTCGGCGGCGGCCACGGGCCGCTGCCCGACCTGGTGGCGCCCGGCGACGCCGCGGCGGTGGGGACGTTCCTGCAGGCCGCGGGCAGGGCGGGCGCGTCGCGGTGCGGCTGCTCGGTGCCGGTGGAGGGCTCGACGAGCAGGCGCGTCGACCTGCTCGCCCGCGACCTGCGCGACGACCCGGAGGTGCGCGGGCTCGTGGTGGTGGCGCTCGACGTCACCGGGTGGGCCGAGACGGCGGACGAGCTGGGCAGCATGCTCAACACCGACGCGCTGACCGGCCTGGCCAACCGCACCGGGTTCGTGCCGCGGCTGGAGCAGGCGGTGCGCGGCGCGCCCGGACCCGTGCTGGTGTTCCTCGACATCGACCAGTTCAAGGAGGTCAACGACCGCCACGGCCACGCCGCGGGTGACGAGGTGCTGCGCCTGGTCGCCGGCAGGCTGGCGAGCGCGGTGGCCGGGCGCGGCACGGCGGCCCGGCTCGGCGGCGACGAGTTCGCGGTGCTGCTCGACCGGCTCGACGAGCGGCAGGCGGTCGCGGCCGCGCACCGCATCCTGGACGTGATCGGCGCGCCGCTGGTGCCGGCGGCGGGCGTGGTCCGGGTGTCGGTGTCGGCGGGCATCACGTTCGTGCGGCCCGGGCACAGCGCGGAGGACCTGCTGCACCAGGCCGACCTGGCGATGTACCGGGCGAAGACGGTCGGCCCGGTCGCGGTCTACCAGGAGGACCTGGAGGACTGGGCGCTGGCGCGCAAGCACCAGGTGGACCGGCTCGCCGAGCGGCTGGAGGAGCTGCACGCGGAGAACCGGGCGCTGGCCGAGGCGGCGACCACCGACCAGCGGACCGGCCTGCCCAACCCGGCCTCGTTCGACGCCGAGCACCACCGCCGCAACCGGTCGGGCGAGCCGTACAGCCTGCTGCTGGTCGACATCGACCGCTTCCACAGCTACAACACCATCTACCGCTACCTGGCCGGGCACGAGACGCTGCGCCAGGTCGGGCAGGCCATCAGCCGCACCGCGCGGACCGGCGACCGCACCTACCGCTACGGCGGCGAGGAGTTCACCGTGCTGCTGCCGGGCACGCGGCTGGACGGCGCGCTGGCGCTGGCCGAGCGGGTCCGGCGGGCGGTGGAGCGGCTGGGGCTGGAGCACCGCGGCAACCCGGGCGGGGTGGTGACGGTGTCGATCGGCGCCGTGGAGGTGGTGCCGGGCGCCTCGGTCACCGACGCGGTGGAGGAGGCCAGCGTCGCCGTGCTGGAGGCCAAGGACGCCGGCCGGAACCGGGTGGTGGGGCGCCGGGCGGTGGGCCGGGGGGAGCTGGAGGTCGTGCAATAA
- a CDS encoding DUF58 domain-containing protein — translation MTEPAATPDTRPAWAPPALHGGRLEAALRTLELEVRRRLDGLLQGNHLGLVPGPGSEPGEARPYQPGDDVRRMDWAVTARTTVPHIRETVADRELETWLAIDLSPSLDFGTAACEKRDLVVAATAAVAHLTRGGGNRIGALVSTGDQLVRIPARGGLAHSRGLIRRVAETPRAPEGTRGSLAEVVEQLRRPPRRRGLVVVISDFLGGTEWQRPLRALSARHDLVAIEVVDPRDLDLPEIGAVVLADPETGRRREVVTSPLLRREFAAAAAEHRAEVAAGLRRAGAGHLVLRTDSDWIADTVRFVVARKRRWSGGVA, via the coding sequence GTGACCGAGCCTGCCGCGACCCCCGACACCCGTCCCGCCTGGGCGCCGCCCGCCCTGCACGGCGGTCGCCTGGAGGCGGCGCTGCGCACGCTCGAACTGGAGGTCCGCCGCCGGCTCGACGGCCTGCTCCAGGGCAACCACCTCGGCCTGGTGCCCGGCCCGGGGTCCGAGCCCGGCGAGGCGCGGCCCTACCAGCCGGGTGACGACGTGCGGCGGATGGACTGGGCGGTCACCGCCCGCACCACCGTGCCGCACATCCGCGAGACGGTCGCCGACCGCGAGCTGGAGACGTGGCTGGCGATCGACCTGTCGCCGAGCCTGGACTTCGGCACGGCCGCGTGCGAGAAGCGCGACCTGGTGGTCGCCGCGACCGCCGCCGTGGCCCACCTGACCCGCGGCGGCGGCAACCGGATCGGCGCCCTGGTGTCGACCGGCGACCAGCTCGTCCGCATCCCGGCCCGCGGCGGCCTGGCGCACTCCCGCGGCCTGATCCGCCGGGTCGCCGAGACGCCCCGCGCGCCCGAGGGCACCCGCGGCTCGCTGGCCGAGGTGGTCGAGCAGCTGCGCCGCCCGCCGCGCCGCCGCGGCCTGGTCGTGGTGATCTCCGACTTCCTCGGCGGCACCGAGTGGCAGCGCCCGCTGCGGGCGCTGTCCGCGCGGCACGACCTGGTCGCGATCGAGGTGGTCGACCCGCGCGACCTCGACCTGCCCGAGATCGGCGCGGTCGTGCTGGCCGACCCGGAGACGGGCCGCCGGCGCGAGGTGGTCACCTCGCCGCTGCTGCGCCGCGAGTTCGCCGCCGCGGCGGCCGAGCACCGCGCCGAGGTCGCCGCCGGGCTGCGCCGGGCGGGCGCCGGGCACCTGGTGCTGCGCACCGACTCGGACTGGATCGCCGACACCGTGCGCTTCGT
- a CDS encoding AAA family ATPase, whose protein sequence is MSEPAAEAPTTPARDAQLLERTVFEVKRVIVGQDRLVERMLVGLLAKGHLLLEGVPGVAKTLAVETFANVVGGSFSRVQFTPDLVPADILGTRIYRQASESFDVELGPVVANFVLADEINRAPAKVQSAMLEVMAERHVSIGGRTFPMPTPFLVLATQNPIENEGVYPLPEAQRDRFLFKIQVEYPTAEEEREIVYRMGVEPPVPSQVLSPEELVRLQGVASRVFVHHALVDYVVRLVIATRAPKEHQLTDVAGWVAYGASPRASLGIIAAARALALVRGRDYVLPQDIVDVVPDVLRHRLVLSYDALADGVPLDHIITRVLQTVPLPQVSARPAAPQPAGRP, encoded by the coding sequence TTGTCCGAGCCCGCCGCCGAGGCGCCCACCACGCCGGCTCGTGACGCCCAGTTGCTCGAACGCACCGTGTTCGAGGTCAAGCGGGTGATCGTCGGTCAGGACCGGCTGGTCGAGCGGATGCTCGTCGGCCTGCTGGCGAAGGGCCACCTGCTGCTGGAAGGCGTGCCCGGCGTGGCCAAGACCCTGGCCGTGGAGACGTTCGCCAACGTCGTCGGCGGGTCGTTCTCGCGCGTGCAGTTCACCCCCGACCTGGTGCCCGCCGACATCCTCGGCACCCGCATCTACCGCCAGGCCAGCGAAAGCTTCGACGTGGAGCTGGGCCCGGTGGTGGCGAACTTCGTGCTCGCCGACGAGATCAACCGCGCGCCCGCCAAGGTGCAGTCGGCGATGCTGGAGGTGATGGCCGAGCGGCACGTGTCCATCGGCGGCCGGACCTTCCCGATGCCCACCCCGTTCCTGGTGCTGGCCACCCAGAACCCGATCGAGAACGAGGGCGTCTACCCGCTGCCCGAGGCCCAGCGCGACCGGTTCCTGTTCAAGATCCAGGTCGAGTACCCGACGGCCGAGGAGGAGCGGGAGATCGTCTACCGGATGGGCGTCGAGCCCCCGGTGCCCAGCCAGGTGCTCAGCCCCGAGGAGCTGGTCCGCCTCCAGGGCGTGGCGTCCCGGGTGTTCGTGCACCACGCGCTGGTCGACTACGTGGTGCGGCTGGTCATCGCGACCCGCGCGCCCAAGGAGCACCAGCTCACCGACGTGGCCGGGTGGGTCGCCTACGGCGCCTCGCCGCGCGCCAGCCTCGGCATCATCGCCGCCGCCCGCGCCCTGGCGCTGGTGCGCGGGCGCGACTACGTGCTGCCCCAGGACATCGTGGACGTGGTGCCCGACGTGCTGCGCCACCGCCTCGTGCTGTCCTACGACGCGCTGGCCGACGGCGTGCCGCTGGACCACATCATCACGCGCGTGCTCCAGACCGTGCCGCTGCCGCAGGTGTCCGCGCGGCCGGCCGCGCCGCAGCCCGCGGGCAGGCCGTGA
- a CDS encoding ion transporter has translation MGTVLTPPLTVPRGFWMSLRDRVRDVVDGRRFQRFVIGVIVVNAVVLGCETSAALVAAHGDLLAALDRTALVFFVLELVARLYAHRTRFFRDPWNAFDLAVVAVSVFPAAGPLSVLRSLRVLRALRLVSAVPSMRRVVTALVRSVPGLLSLTGLLVLLLYVGGVVAVNLFRHSGDPRFADLGSTVLTLFQVTTGDGWSDVMRDLMATQPLAWVFFLVYLLVGTFTVLNLFIAVVCGAMEPESPPDRMLLDEVRALREEVRALRLAPVGDR, from the coding sequence ATGGGCACGGTGCTCACACCACCGCTCACCGTGCCCCGGGGGTTCTGGATGTCTTTGCGCGACCGCGTCCGCGACGTCGTGGACGGCAGGCGCTTCCAGCGGTTCGTCATCGGCGTCATCGTGGTCAACGCGGTCGTGCTCGGCTGCGAGACCTCGGCCGCGCTGGTCGCCGCGCACGGCGACCTGCTGGCCGCGCTCGACCGGACCGCCCTGGTGTTCTTCGTGCTGGAGCTGGTGGCCCGCCTGTACGCGCACCGGACCCGCTTCTTCCGCGACCCGTGGAACGCGTTCGACCTCGCGGTCGTGGCCGTCTCGGTGTTCCCGGCGGCCGGGCCGCTGTCGGTGCTGCGGTCCCTGCGCGTACTGCGCGCCCTGCGGCTGGTCTCGGCGGTGCCCAGCATGCGGCGCGTGGTCACCGCGCTGGTCAGGTCCGTCCCGGGCCTGCTGTCCCTGACCGGCCTGCTGGTGCTGCTGCTGTACGTGGGCGGCGTGGTGGCGGTGAACCTGTTCCGCCACAGCGGCGACCCGCGCTTCGCCGACCTCGGCTCCACCGTGCTGACGCTGTTCCAGGTCACCACCGGCGACGGCTGGTCGGACGTGATGCGCGACCTGATGGCCACCCAGCCGCTGGCGTGGGTGTTCTTCCTGGTCTACCTGCTGGTCGGCACCTTCACCGTGCTCAACCTGTTCATCGCGGTGGTGTGCGGCGCGATGGAGCCGGAGTCGCCCCCGGACCGCATGCTGCTCGACGAGGTCCGGGCGCTGCGCGAGGAGGTCCGCGCCCTGCGGCTGGCCCCCGTGGGCGACCGCTGA
- a CDS encoding SIR2 family NAD-dependent protein deacylase, with translation MSARDVMAVARRITVLTGAGVSAASGVHRFAPPVVGRGVGGREAGGHEADGAAVAWRSWLDDPMWTAEPNAAHRALAELERAGRVRALLTQNVDGLHQRAGSSAVELHGSAARVVCVDCGAGAATSWALAEVRAGAGEPRCPLCGGALRPATVAFGEPLADDVLRVARAAALDCDAVLAAGTSLTVEPGASLVGLAVRAGAALVVCNLTPTPYDDVAAAVVREPVEESLPVLVAVPVVASGPIRTWGDPSTW, from the coding sequence ATGAGTGCTCGGGACGTGATGGCCGTCGCCCGGCGGATCACCGTGCTCACCGGGGCCGGCGTGTCGGCGGCATCGGGCGTGCACCGCTTCGCCCCGCCCGTGGTCGGGCGTGGGGTGGGTGGGCGCGAGGCGGGCGGTCACGAGGCGGATGGGGCGGCCGTGGCGTGGCGGTCCTGGCTGGACGATCCGATGTGGACCGCCGAGCCCAACGCCGCGCACCGGGCGCTGGCCGAGCTGGAGCGCGCCGGCCGGGTGCGGGCGCTGCTGACCCAGAACGTGGACGGGCTGCACCAGCGGGCCGGGTCGTCGGCGGTGGAGCTGCACGGGTCGGCGGCGCGGGTGGTCTGCGTCGACTGCGGTGCGGGCGCCGCGACGAGCTGGGCGCTGGCCGAGGTGCGCGCCGGGGCCGGCGAACCGCGGTGCCCGCTGTGCGGCGGGGCGCTGCGGCCCGCGACGGTGGCGTTCGGCGAGCCGCTGGCGGACGACGTGCTGCGGGTGGCGCGCGCGGCGGCGCTGGACTGCGACGCGGTGCTGGCGGCGGGCACGTCCCTGACCGTGGAGCCGGGCGCGTCGCTGGTGGGGTTGGCGGTGCGGGCCGGCGCGGCCCTGGTGGTCTGCAACCTGACGCCGACGCCGTACGACGACGTGGCCGCGGCGGTGGTGCGCGAGCCGGTGGAGGAGTCGCTGCCGGTGCTGGTCGCCGTGCCCGTGGTGGCGTCCGGACCGATCCGGACCTGGGGTGACCCCAGTACCTGGTGA